One window of the Hippoglossus hippoglossus isolate fHipHip1 chromosome 9, fHipHip1.pri, whole genome shotgun sequence genome contains the following:
- the agpat9l gene encoding glycerol-3-phosphate acyltransferase 3-like, whose translation MEDFWAGALPVLKTWLYLIVGLIMIPAMFGFSLGISEIYMNILVKTLEWATLKIQKANTEERLQASPSNSLIQREDGSMEKELGELRRSRPKPPVGGDFTLSDCFYFTRRGIESIVEDEVTQRFSSEELVSWNLLTRTNIDFQYISLKLTLVYGLGIFVRYCILAPLRITLVCIGVSWLVIGTSAVGLLPHSRVKSWLSEWVHVMCYRICARGLSATIRYHNRENKPQKGGICVANHTSPIDIVILCNDGCYAMVGQIHGGLMGVIQRAMVRSCPHVWFERAEMKDRHLVTKRLMDHVNDKTKLPILIFPEGTCVNNTSVMMFKKGSFEIGSTIYPVAIKYDPKFGDAFWNSSKYSMVNYLLRMMTSWALDCNVWYLPAMHQQEGEDAVQFANRVKSAIAHQGGLVDLQWDGGLKRAKVKETFKEQQQKKYSSMVVGDDSSGNSD comes from the exons ATGGAGGACTTCTGGGCCGGGGCCCTCCCGGTACTGAAGACCTGGCTGTACCTCATCGTCGGCCTCATCATGATCCCGGCCATGTTTGGCTTCTCGCTGGGCATCTCTGAAATATACATGAACATTCTGGTCAAAACCTTAGAG TGGGCCACTCTGAAGATACAGAAGGCAAACACAGAGGAGCGGCTGCAGGCCTCGCCATCCAACA GTCTCATCCAGAGAGAGGATGGCTCCATGGAGAAAGAGCTAGGGGAGCTCCGACGCAGTCGCCCCAAACCACCAGTGGGCGGTGACTTTACACTAAGcgactgtttttatttcacccgCAGAGGCATTGAGAGCATTGTAGAGGATGAG gtGACCCAGCGGTTCTCTTCAGAGGAGCTGGTGTCCTGGAACTTACTCACTCGCACAAACATTGATTTCCAGTACATCAGTCTGAAGCTGACACTGGTTTACGGCCTGGGAATCTTTGTGAGATACTGCATCCTCGCTCCGCTCAG GATAACACTGGTCTGTATCGGTGTGAGCTGGTTGGTAATAGGAACATCAGCAGTTGGATTACTCCCACATTCAAG GGTGAAGTCGTGGCTGAGTGAATGGGTTCACGTCATGTGCTACAGAATCTGTGCCCGAGGACTTTCTGCTACTATCCGCTATCACAACAG GGAAAATAAACCCCAAAAAGGAGGAATCTGTGTGGCCAATCACACGTCTCCCATCGACATTGTGATTCTCTGCAACGATGGCTGTTACGCGAtg GTGGGTCAGATCCATGGAGGCTTGATGGGAGTTATTCAAAGAGCCATGGTGAGGTCCTGTCCTCACGTCTGGTTTGAGCGAGCAGAGATGAAAGATCGCCACCTAGTGACTAAAAG GTTGATGGATCATGTGAACGACAAGACAAAGCTTCCCATATTAATATTTCCAGAGG GGACCTGTGTCAACAACACATCCGTCATGATGTTCAAAAAGGGGAGTTTTGAAATCGGATCAACGATCTATCCAGTAGCCATTAAG TACGACCCGAAGTTTGGCGATGCTTTCTGGAACAGCTCCAAGTACAGCATGGTGAATTACCTGCTGAGGATGATGACCAGCTGGGCCCTCGACTGTAACGTCTGGTACCTGCCAGCCATGCATCAGCAG GAAGGGGAAGATGCTGTGCAGTTCGCCAACAGAGTGAAGTCGGCCATCGCTCACCAGGGAGGACTGGTAGATCTACAATG GGACGGAGGCCTGAAGAGAGCAAAGGTGAAGGAGACGttcaaagagcagcagcagaagaagtaCAGCAGCATGGTGGTGGGAGACGACAGCAGCGGCAACAGCGACTGA